In the Hordeum vulgare subsp. vulgare chromosome 7H, MorexV3_pseudomolecules_assembly, whole genome shotgun sequence genome, one interval contains:
- the LOC123409218 gene encoding uncharacterized protein LOC123409218 — protein sequence MPPPHSAQPPSPLPPRPRLLQSLGSCSRGAVTSAAASPSPSPPGRSRPLRYAVLGAGFAGLSVAWHLLKQSDSRVSVDVYDENGVGGGASGVSGGLLHPYSPKAKLLWRGGEFWRESMGLLRSAEQAHGTAASDGDGRDDEALIWRRGILRPPTTEKAADILLENAQSCLQSCSLQVLDSDAAQRLIPGLRVPLNLAVYMPLALNINPMKYLQALFSACQNVANEASVLFSEQKEFNLYNEHIDNLHQFSGDYDAVIICLGGKASSLPELTNKLPLRTCRGVIAEFQLPSDTVEEYGSQSPSILSDAWMAFQGPRTVSVGSTWQWKSDNYDSSVCDEEAHTAMEELLPKASAVYPGISKWDYVRARAGIRAMPPLTANGSLPLLGCLNDVIGERSNCAFWLVGGLGARGLLYHGLAGKLTAKAVISSDENMIPSEFTCWKAIKASR from the exons ATGCCGCCGCCTCACAGCGCACAGCCGCCGTCTCCCCTTCCTCCCCGGCCCCGCCTCCTCCAGAGCCTCGGctcgtgctccagaggagccgtcacgtccgccgccgcctccccctcgccCTCGCCGCCGGGACGCTCCCGCCCTCTCCGCTACGCCGTCCTCGGCGCCGGCTTCGCGGGGCTCTCCGTCGCGTGGCACCTCCTCAAG CAAAGCGATTCGCGCGTGTCGGTGGACGTCTACGATGAGAACGGCGTCGGGGGAGGCGCCTCGGGGGTGTCCGGAGGGCTCCTCCATCCCTACTCGCCCAAAG CCAAGCTTCTCTGGAGAGGAGGCGAATTCTGGAGAGAGAGCATGGGTCTCCTACGCAGCGCAGAGCAAGCGCATGGAACCGCCGCATCGGATGGCGATGGTCGGGATGATGAGGCCCTCATCTGGAGAAG GGGAATTTTGCGGCCGCCTACGACAGAGAAGGCTGCTGACATATTGCTAGAG AATGCTCAGAGTTGCCTCCAGAGTTGCAGCCTTCAAGTTCTCGATTCGGATGCTGCACAGCGGCTGATCCCTGGGTTACGTGTTCCGCTCAACCTCGCGGTTTATATGCCACTAGCACTGAACATCAACCCTATGAAATATTTGCAG GCCTTGTTCTCTGCATGCCAAAATGTGGCTAACGAAGCATCTGTATTGTTCAGTGAACAGAAAGAGTTTAATCTGTACAATGAACATATTGATAATCTACATCAATTTTCAG GAGATTATGATGCAGTGATCATCTGCCTTGGGGGCAAAGCTAGCTCACTTCCAGAACTTACAAATAAGTTGCCTCTTAGAACTTGCAGAGGAGTTATTGCTGAATTCCAACTGCCATCAGACACAGT AGAAGAATATGGCAGTCAAAGTCCTTCAATCTTGTCTGATGCATGGATGGCATTTCAAGGACCCCGTACCGTTTCTGTCGGGTCGACTTGGCAATGGAAGTCTGACAATTATGATTCAAGTGTATGTGACGAAGAAGCGCATACTGCAATGGAAGAACTGCTCCCCAAAGCTTCTGCTGTTTATCCAGGAATAAGTAAATGGGATTATGTACGAGCAAGGGCTGGGATAAGAGCCATGCCTCCATTGACAGCCAATGGATCTCTGCCACTGTTGGGTTGTCTAAATGATGTAATAGGCGagaggagcaattgtgctttttgGCTAGTCGGTGGCCTTGGAGCCAGGGGCCTCTTGTATCATGGGTTAGCTGGAAAACTAACTGCCAAAGCTGTGATTTCCAGTGATGAAAACATGATACCTTCTGAATTCACTTGCTGGAAGGCGATCAAGGCTTCACGGTGA
- the LOC123409219 gene encoding ATPase 6, plasma membrane-type-like isoform X2, producing the protein MASLSLEDVRNETVDLSTVTVDEVFKTLKCDKKGLSEAEGENRLKLFGPNKLEEKKESKLLKFLGFMWNPLSWVMEIAAIMAIALANGGGRPPDWQDFVGIVSLLFINSTISYIEEANAGDAAAALMAGLAPKTKLLRDGTWDERDAAILVPGDIISIKLGDIIPADARLLDGDALKIDQSALTGESMPVNKYAGQEVFSGSTVKQGELEAVVIATGVHTFFGKAAHLVDSTNNVGHFQQVLTAIGNFCIISIAAGMLVEIIVMYPIQHRAYRDGIDNLLVLLIGGIPIAMPTVLSVTMAIGSHRLSQQGAITKRMTAIEEMAGMDVLCSDKTGTLTLNKLTVDKTLIEVCSRGVDKDMVLLYAARASRVENQDAIDTCIVNMLADPKEARAGIKEVHFLPFNPVDKRTAITYIDGNGDWHRVSKGAPEQIIELCKMAPDAEKKVHALIDSYADRGLRSLGVSYQQVPEKNKDSAGEPWQFIGLLPLFDPPRHDSAETIRRALHLGVNVKMITGDQLAIGKETGRRLGMGTNMYPSTALLGDKNTQVDGLPIDELIEKADGFAGVFPEHKYEIVKRLQDKKHIVGMTGDGVNDAPALKKADIGIAVDDATDAARSASDIVLTEPGLSVIVSAVLTSRAIFQRMKNYTIYAVSITIRIVMGFTLVALIWKFDFAPFMVLIIAVLNDGTIMTISKDRVKPSPKPDSWKLDEIFATGVVLGTYMALVTVVFFYLAHDTDFFTETFGVPPIRDNDRQLMAALYLQLMAALYLQVSIISQALIFVTRSRSWSFVERPGFLLLFAFFAAQLVATAIAVYANWDFCDMQGIGWAWGGAIWVFTLVTYVPLDVLKFIIRYSLSGKGWDNVQNKTAFTNKKDYGRGEREALWAKEQRTLHGLSQPAASDLLSSNEELSDIAEQAAKRAEIARLRELHTLKGHVESVVKQKGIDIDAIPQNYTV; encoded by the exons atggCGTCCCTCTCCCTCGAGGACGTCCGCAACGAGACCGTCGACCTG TCGACGGTCACGGTGGATGAGGTGTTCAAGACGCTAAAGTGCGACAAGAAGGGGCTGAGCGAGGCGGAGGGGGAGAACCGGCTCAAGCTCTTCGGCCCCAACAAgctggaggagaagaaggagagcaaGCTGCTCAAGTTCCTCGGCTTCATGTGGAACCCGCTGTCCtgggtcatggagatcgccgccaTCATGGCCATCGCCCTCGCcaacggcggcggcaggcctccGGACTGGCAGGACTTCGTCGGCATCGTCTCCCTCCTCTTCATCAACTCCACCATCAGCTACATCGAGGAGGCCAACGCCGGAGACGCCGCCGCCGCGCTCATGGCCGGGCTCGCGCCCAAGACCAAGCTGCTCAGGGACGGCACGTGGGACGAGCGGGACGCCGCTATCCTCGTCCCCGGAGACATCATCAGCATCAAGCTCGGCGACATCATCCCCGCCGACGCCAGGCTGCTCGACGGCGACGCGCTCAAGATCGACCAGTCGGCGCTCACGGGCGAGTCCATGCCGGTCAACAAGTACGCCGGGCAGGAGGTGTTCTCGGGATCCACCGTGAAGCAGGGCGAGCTCGAGGCCGTCGTCATCGCCACCGGGGTGCACACTTTCTTCGGCAAGGCTGCGCACCTCGTCGACAGCACCAACAACGTCGGACACTTCCAGCAGGTGCTCACGGCCATCGGCAACTTCTGCATCATCTCCATCGCCGCGGGCATGCTCGTGGAGATCATCGTCATGTACCCGATCCAGCACCGCGCGTACCGCGACGGCATCGACAACCTCCTCGTGCTGCTCATCGGCGGCATCCCCATCGCCATGCCCACCGTGCTCTCTGTCACCATGGCCATCGGCTCCCACCGGCTGTCGCAGCAGGGCGCCATCACCAAGCGCATGACGGCCATCGAGGAGATGGCCGGCATGGACGTGCTCTGCAGCGACAAGACCGGCACGCTCACGCTCAACAAGCTCACCGTCGACAAGACCCTCATCGAGGTGTGCTCCAGGGGCGTCGACAAGGACATGGTGCTCCTCTACGCCGCCAGGGCGTCCCGTGTCGAGAACCAGGACGCCATTGACACATGCATCGTCAACATGCTCGCCGACCCCAAGGAGGCCCGCGCCGGCATCAAGGAAGTCCACTTCCTCCCCTTCAACCCCGTCGACAAGCGCACGGCCATCACCTACATCGACGGCAACGGGGACTGGCACAGGGTCAGCAAGGGCGCGCCCGAGCAGATCATCGAGCTCTGCAAGATGGCGCCGGACgccgagaagaaggtgcacgcgctcaTCGACTCGTACGCCGACCGCGGCCTCCGTTCCCTCGGCGTGTCGTACCAGCAGGTCCCGGAGAAGAACAAGGATAGCGCCGGCGAGCCGTGGCAGTTCATCGGGCTGCTCCCGCTATTCGACCCTCCGAGGCACGACAGCGCGGAGACCATCCGGCGCGCGCTCCACCTCGGGGTGAACGTGAAGATGATCACCGGCGACCAGCTGGCCATCGGGAAGGAGACCGGTCGGCGTCTCGGCATGGGCACCAACATGTACCCGTCGACGGCCCTCCTCGGCGACAAGAACACGCAGGTGGACGGGCTCCCCATCGACGAGCTGATCGAGAAGGCGGACGGGTTCGCGGGGGTGTTCCCGGAGCACAAGTACGAGATCGTGAAGCGGCTGCAGGACAAGAAGCACATCGTGGGGATGACGGGGGACGGCGTGAACGACGCGCCGGCGCTGAAGAAGGCGGACATCGGCATCGCGGTGGACGACGCGACGGACGCGGCGCGGTCGGCGTCGGACATCGTGCTGACGGAGCCCGGGCTGAGCGTGATCGTGAGCGCGGTGCTGACGAGCCGCGCCATCTTCCAGCGGATGAAGAACTACACCATCTACGCGGTGTCCATCACGATCCGGATCGTGATGGGGTTCACGCTGGTGGCGCTGATCTGGAAGTTCGACTTCGCGCCCTTCATGGTGCTCATCATCGCCGTCCTCAACGACGGCACCATCATGACCATCTCCAAGGACCGGGTGAAGCCGTCGCCCAAGCCGGACTCGTGGAAGCTGGACGAGATCTTCGCGACGGGGGTGGTGCTGGGCACCTACATGGCGCTGGTCACCGTGGTCTTCTTCTACCTGGCGCACGACACGGACTTCTTCACGGAGACGTTCGGGGTGCCGCCGATCCGGGACAACGACAGGCAGCTCATGGCGGCGCTGTACCTGCAG CTCATGGCGGCGCTGTACCTGCAGGTGAGCATCATCAGCCAGGCGCTCATCTTCGTGACGCGGTCGCGGAGCTGGTCCTTCGTGGAGCGGCCGGGGTTCCTGCTGCTCTTCGCCTTCTTCGCCGCACAGCTGGTGGCGACGGCGATCGCCGTGTACGCAAACTGGGACTTCTGCGACATGCAGGGGATCGGGTGGGCGTGGGGAGGCGCCATCTGGGTCTTCACCCTCGTCACCTACGTCCCGCTGGACGTGCTCAAGTTCATCATCCGCTACTCGCTCAGCGGCAAGGGCTGGGACAACGTCCAGAACAAG ACGGCGTTCACCAACAAGAAGGACTACGGCAGGGGGGAGCGGGAGGCGCTGTGGGCCAAGGAGCAGAGGACGCTCCACGGCCTCAGCCAGCCGGCCGCATCCGACCTCCTCAGTAGCAACGAGGAGCTCTCCGACATCGCCGAGCAGGCCGCCAAGCGCGCCGAGATCGCCAGGCTCCGGGAGCTGCACACGCTCAAGGGCCACGTCGAGTCGGTGGTGAAGCAGAAGGGCATCGACATCGACGCCATCCCGCAGAACTACACCGTCTAG
- the LOC123409219 gene encoding ATPase 6, plasma membrane-type-like isoform X1, producing the protein MASLSLEDVRNETVDLSTVTVDEVFKTLKCDKKGLSEAEGENRLKLFGPNKLEEKKESKLLKFLGFMWNPLSWVMEIAAIMAIALANGGGRPPDWQDFVGIVSLLFINSTISYIEEANAGDAAAALMAGLAPKTKLLRDGTWDERDAAILVPGDIISIKLGDIIPADARLLDGDALKIDQSALTGESMPVNKYAGQEVFSGSTVKQGELEAVVIATGVHTFFGKAAHLVDSTNNVGHFQQVLTAIGNFCIISIAAGMLVEIIVMYPIQHRAYRDGIDNLLVLLIGGIPIAMPTVLSVTMAIGSHRLSQQGAITKRMTAIEEMAGMDVLCSDKTGTLTLNKLTVDKTLIEVCSRGVDKDMVLLYAARASRVENQDAIDTCIVNMLADPKEARAGIKEVHFLPFNPVDKRTAITYIDGNGDWHRVSKGAPEQIIELCKMAPDAEKKVHALIDSYADRGLRSLGVSYQQVPEKNKDSAGEPWQFIGLLPLFDPPRHDSAETIRRALHLGVNVKMITGDQLAIGKETGRRLGMGTNMYPSTALLGDKNTQVDGLPIDELIEKADGFAGVFPEHKYEIVKRLQDKKHIVGMTGDGVNDAPALKKADIGIAVDDATDAARSASDIVLTEPGLSVIVSAVLTSRAIFQRMKNYTIYAVSITIRIVMGFTLVALIWKFDFAPFMVLIIAVLNDGTIMTISKDRVKPSPKPDSWKLDEIFATGVVLGTYMALVTVVFFYLAHDTDFFTETFGVPPIRDNDRQLMAALYLQVSIISQALIFVTRSRSWSFVERPGFLLLFAFFAAQLVATAIAVYANWDFCDMQGIGWAWGGAIWVFTLVTYVPLDVLKFIIRYSLSGKGWDNVQNKTAFTNKKDYGRGEREALWAKEQRTLHGLSQPAASDLLSSNEELSDIAEQAAKRAEIARLRELHTLKGHVESVVKQKGIDIDAIPQNYTV; encoded by the exons atggCGTCCCTCTCCCTCGAGGACGTCCGCAACGAGACCGTCGACCTG TCGACGGTCACGGTGGATGAGGTGTTCAAGACGCTAAAGTGCGACAAGAAGGGGCTGAGCGAGGCGGAGGGGGAGAACCGGCTCAAGCTCTTCGGCCCCAACAAgctggaggagaagaaggagagcaaGCTGCTCAAGTTCCTCGGCTTCATGTGGAACCCGCTGTCCtgggtcatggagatcgccgccaTCATGGCCATCGCCCTCGCcaacggcggcggcaggcctccGGACTGGCAGGACTTCGTCGGCATCGTCTCCCTCCTCTTCATCAACTCCACCATCAGCTACATCGAGGAGGCCAACGCCGGAGACGCCGCCGCCGCGCTCATGGCCGGGCTCGCGCCCAAGACCAAGCTGCTCAGGGACGGCACGTGGGACGAGCGGGACGCCGCTATCCTCGTCCCCGGAGACATCATCAGCATCAAGCTCGGCGACATCATCCCCGCCGACGCCAGGCTGCTCGACGGCGACGCGCTCAAGATCGACCAGTCGGCGCTCACGGGCGAGTCCATGCCGGTCAACAAGTACGCCGGGCAGGAGGTGTTCTCGGGATCCACCGTGAAGCAGGGCGAGCTCGAGGCCGTCGTCATCGCCACCGGGGTGCACACTTTCTTCGGCAAGGCTGCGCACCTCGTCGACAGCACCAACAACGTCGGACACTTCCAGCAGGTGCTCACGGCCATCGGCAACTTCTGCATCATCTCCATCGCCGCGGGCATGCTCGTGGAGATCATCGTCATGTACCCGATCCAGCACCGCGCGTACCGCGACGGCATCGACAACCTCCTCGTGCTGCTCATCGGCGGCATCCCCATCGCCATGCCCACCGTGCTCTCTGTCACCATGGCCATCGGCTCCCACCGGCTGTCGCAGCAGGGCGCCATCACCAAGCGCATGACGGCCATCGAGGAGATGGCCGGCATGGACGTGCTCTGCAGCGACAAGACCGGCACGCTCACGCTCAACAAGCTCACCGTCGACAAGACCCTCATCGAGGTGTGCTCCAGGGGCGTCGACAAGGACATGGTGCTCCTCTACGCCGCCAGGGCGTCCCGTGTCGAGAACCAGGACGCCATTGACACATGCATCGTCAACATGCTCGCCGACCCCAAGGAGGCCCGCGCCGGCATCAAGGAAGTCCACTTCCTCCCCTTCAACCCCGTCGACAAGCGCACGGCCATCACCTACATCGACGGCAACGGGGACTGGCACAGGGTCAGCAAGGGCGCGCCCGAGCAGATCATCGAGCTCTGCAAGATGGCGCCGGACgccgagaagaaggtgcacgcgctcaTCGACTCGTACGCCGACCGCGGCCTCCGTTCCCTCGGCGTGTCGTACCAGCAGGTCCCGGAGAAGAACAAGGATAGCGCCGGCGAGCCGTGGCAGTTCATCGGGCTGCTCCCGCTATTCGACCCTCCGAGGCACGACAGCGCGGAGACCATCCGGCGCGCGCTCCACCTCGGGGTGAACGTGAAGATGATCACCGGCGACCAGCTGGCCATCGGGAAGGAGACCGGTCGGCGTCTCGGCATGGGCACCAACATGTACCCGTCGACGGCCCTCCTCGGCGACAAGAACACGCAGGTGGACGGGCTCCCCATCGACGAGCTGATCGAGAAGGCGGACGGGTTCGCGGGGGTGTTCCCGGAGCACAAGTACGAGATCGTGAAGCGGCTGCAGGACAAGAAGCACATCGTGGGGATGACGGGGGACGGCGTGAACGACGCGCCGGCGCTGAAGAAGGCGGACATCGGCATCGCGGTGGACGACGCGACGGACGCGGCGCGGTCGGCGTCGGACATCGTGCTGACGGAGCCCGGGCTGAGCGTGATCGTGAGCGCGGTGCTGACGAGCCGCGCCATCTTCCAGCGGATGAAGAACTACACCATCTACGCGGTGTCCATCACGATCCGGATCGTGATGGGGTTCACGCTGGTGGCGCTGATCTGGAAGTTCGACTTCGCGCCCTTCATGGTGCTCATCATCGCCGTCCTCAACGACGGCACCATCATGACCATCTCCAAGGACCGGGTGAAGCCGTCGCCCAAGCCGGACTCGTGGAAGCTGGACGAGATCTTCGCGACGGGGGTGGTGCTGGGCACCTACATGGCGCTGGTCACCGTGGTCTTCTTCTACCTGGCGCACGACACGGACTTCTTCACGGAGACGTTCGGGGTGCCGCCGATCCGGGACAACGACAGGCAGCTCATGGCGGCGCTGTACCTGCAG GTGAGCATCATCAGCCAGGCGCTCATCTTCGTGACGCGGTCGCGGAGCTGGTCCTTCGTGGAGCGGCCGGGGTTCCTGCTGCTCTTCGCCTTCTTCGCCGCACAGCTGGTGGCGACGGCGATCGCCGTGTACGCAAACTGGGACTTCTGCGACATGCAGGGGATCGGGTGGGCGTGGGGAGGCGCCATCTGGGTCTTCACCCTCGTCACCTACGTCCCGCTGGACGTGCTCAAGTTCATCATCCGCTACTCGCTCAGCGGCAAGGGCTGGGACAACGTCCAGAACAAG ACGGCGTTCACCAACAAGAAGGACTACGGCAGGGGGGAGCGGGAGGCGCTGTGGGCCAAGGAGCAGAGGACGCTCCACGGCCTCAGCCAGCCGGCCGCATCCGACCTCCTCAGTAGCAACGAGGAGCTCTCCGACATCGCCGAGCAGGCCGCCAAGCGCGCCGAGATCGCCAGGCTCCGGGAGCTGCACACGCTCAAGGGCCACGTCGAGTCGGTGGTGAAGCAGAAGGGCATCGACATCGACGCCATCCCGCAGAACTACACCGTCTAG